In the genome of Methanomassiliicoccus sp., the window TTGGTAACCGCCTCGAAGAGGTTGATGTACCTCAGGGTGTCCTCGGTGAAAGTTATCTCAGCCGGCATAGGATCACAACGAAAGGATGTTCGAGGTACCCTTGTCGATGACCGCCAGAGCGGACACCGAGAACGGCTTCCCGCATAGAGCCCCTAGCTCCATGTTGGTACCCTCAAACTTGACAACCTTGATGCTGTGGTTTCCAGATCTGAGGAACTCACTCGGGCAGTTGTCAGCGTAGATGACCATCTTGGCCGCCCCGCTGTTCACCGCCTTCT includes:
- a CDS encoding 50S ribosomal protein L30e, giving the protein MIDLGRAIKAAATTGKVVYGVQQAEKAVNSGAAKMVIYADNCPSEFLRSGNHSIKVVKFEGTNMELGALCGKPFSVSALAVIDKGTSNILSL